The following proteins are encoded in a genomic region of Oncorhynchus gorbuscha isolate QuinsamMale2020 ecotype Even-year linkage group LG11, OgorEven_v1.0, whole genome shotgun sequence:
- the LOC124047987 gene encoding SOSS complex subunit C has protein sequence MASPAPGAGFQNKNRVAILAELDKEKRRLIQNSSMNNPGASIPLSRPALNKDFRDHAEQQHIAAQQKAALQHAHAHSSGFFITQDSSFGNLILPVLPRLDPPPPAE, from the exons ATGGCCTCGCCTGCACCTGGAGCGG GATTCCAGAACAAGAACCGTGTTGCCATTTTGGCTGAATTGGACAAGGAGAAGAGACGCTTGATACAGAACTCCTCCATGAATAACCCTggagccag CATCCCTCTCTCCAGACCAGCCCTGAATAAAGACTTCAGAGACCACGCGGAGCAGCAGCACATCGCTGCCCAGCAGAAGGCAGCTCTGCAG CATGCCCATGCTCACTCTTCTGGATTCTTCATCACTCAAGACTCGTCCTTCGGGAACCTGATCCTCCCGGTGCTGCCCCGTCTGGACCCACCTCCACCAGCAGAATAA